In Nonomuraea sp. NBC_00507, the following are encoded in one genomic region:
- a CDS encoding acetolactate synthase large subunit encodes MKTDRHTAHEELTGAQVLLETATGRGVSVCFANPGTTEMPLVTALDRAPGMRAVLGLHENVCTGAADGYARIARRAALTLLHLGPGLANGLANLHNARRAHSPVVNVVGDHASWHLPFDAPLTSDIAALARTVGAHHEIGDRAAVASVTRRAIDDAHERPGVSTLVVPADLQQLSQEPPQEESPRAAPRPGVDEEAVEQAAHRLRAAGSRGVLLLGGAGLSRRGQSAAGRIAAATGARLYSETFPARAERGGGLPPIDRLPYFPETAVAALQDAAVVVLAGVSEPVAYFGYEGIPSRLAPQGTVHRLADVAQDVEQALVALAELVGAEHRPVAGAQRPVEPAPGAALTGQTVGAALANWLPENAIVSVEGGTCGYPFYSASAAAVPHTVLTNTGGAIGQGLPAALGAAIAAPERPVIALQSDGSGLYTAQALWTMARESADVVVLIAANHAYNVLRTELARHGSPEPGPQAARLTSLGEPAIDWVSLARGFGVPASDATTVGELRVAFTDALRARGPHLIQMTM; translated from the coding sequence GTGAAGACCGACCGCCACACCGCGCACGAGGAACTCACCGGAGCGCAAGTCCTCCTGGAGACGGCCACCGGTCGTGGCGTGTCGGTGTGCTTCGCCAACCCCGGAACCACCGAGATGCCGCTCGTCACCGCGCTCGACCGCGCACCGGGGATGAGAGCGGTGCTCGGGCTGCACGAGAACGTGTGCACGGGCGCCGCCGACGGATACGCCCGGATCGCCCGGCGAGCCGCGCTGACCCTGCTGCACCTCGGGCCAGGGCTCGCGAACGGCCTGGCGAACCTGCACAACGCGCGCCGCGCGCACAGCCCGGTCGTCAACGTCGTTGGTGATCACGCGAGCTGGCACCTGCCCTTCGACGCGCCCCTGACCTCCGACATCGCGGCCCTCGCGCGCACCGTCGGAGCGCACCACGAGATCGGTGATCGCGCCGCGGTCGCCTCGGTGACGCGGCGGGCGATCGACGACGCGCATGAACGTCCGGGCGTGTCGACGCTGGTCGTGCCCGCCGATCTCCAGCAGCTGTCCCAGGAGCCGCCACAGGAGGAGAGCCCTCGTGCCGCCCCCCGGCCCGGCGTCGACGAGGAGGCCGTGGAGCAGGCCGCCCACCGGTTGCGGGCCGCCGGTTCCCGGGGCGTTCTCCTCCTGGGCGGCGCGGGCCTGAGCCGCCGGGGCCAGTCCGCCGCCGGCCGGATCGCGGCCGCCACCGGAGCCCGTCTCTACAGCGAGACGTTTCCCGCCCGAGCCGAGCGGGGCGGCGGGCTGCCCCCGATCGACCGCCTGCCGTACTTCCCGGAGACAGCGGTAGCGGCGCTCCAGGACGCCGCGGTGGTGGTGCTGGCCGGGGTCTCCGAACCGGTCGCCTACTTCGGATACGAAGGAATCCCCAGCCGCCTGGCACCCCAGGGGACGGTGCACCGGCTCGCGGACGTCGCCCAGGACGTCGAACAGGCACTGGTAGCGCTGGCCGAACTCGTCGGCGCGGAGCATCGACCCGTGGCCGGCGCCCAGCGGCCGGTCGAACCCGCGCCGGGTGCCGCGCTGACCGGGCAGACCGTCGGCGCCGCCCTGGCGAACTGGCTGCCGGAGAACGCCATCGTCTCGGTTGAAGGCGGGACCTGCGGCTACCCCTTCTACTCGGCATCGGCCGCAGCGGTGCCCCACACCGTCCTGACCAACACCGGCGGCGCGATCGGCCAGGGACTGCCGGCCGCGCTCGGCGCCGCCATCGCCGCACCCGAGCGTCCCGTCATCGCCCTGCAGTCCGACGGCAGCGGCCTGTACACCGCGCAGGCGCTGTGGACCATGGCGCGCGAGTCGGCCGACGTCGTCGTGCTGATCGCCGCCAACCACGCCTACAACGTCCTGCGCACCGAGCTCGCCCGCCACGGAAGCCCCGAACCGGGTCCCCAAGCCGCACGGCTGACGAGCCTCGGCGAGCCCGCGATCGACTGGGTGTCGCTCGCGCGCGGTTTCGGAGTCCCGGCGAGCGACGCCACCACCGTCGGTGAGCTGCGCGTCGCGTTCACCGACGCGCTCCGGGCGCGAGGCCCGCACCTTATCCAGATGACGATGTGA
- a CDS encoding aldehyde dehydrogenase family protein: MSSEISLSQTVRRFVNRPQRMLIGGEWVESRTGETLESVDPATGRKLTTIARADSADVDRAVRAARAAFESPAWRDISPLDRGRLLNTLAELIEAHADELALIEAHDNGKPVNVARAVDVGSSAKLFRYFAGWPSKFEGSTVPVSPRGGLKILNYTLHEPVGVVGAIVPWNFPMSMACWKLAPALATGNTVVLKPAEETSLSTLRLAELIQEAGFPDGVVNVVTGAGAEAGAAIADHPGVDKIAFTGSTEVGRLVARAATGNLKKVSLELGGKSPHIVLPDADPAQVAEAAADAIFFNQGQTCTAGSRLYVHKRIYDEVMAALVERARRIVVGPGTDPGTEMGPLVSAKQLARVGEYIASGRQEGGKLATGGGRPDGLGEDYRDGFFLQPTIFVETDHSMRVVREEVFGPVLVAMEWDDIDDLVAKANDTPYGLSAGVWTQDLKMAHRIAAAIRAGTVWVNCYNLTDPGSPFGGYKQSGWGREMGREVLEHYTETKSVWVNLT; encoded by the coding sequence ATGTCGTCCGAAATTTCGCTCTCCCAGACGGTGCGACGGTTCGTGAACCGGCCGCAGCGCATGCTCATCGGCGGCGAATGGGTGGAATCCCGAACCGGCGAGACCCTGGAATCCGTCGACCCGGCGACGGGCCGGAAGCTGACCACCATCGCACGGGCTGACAGCGCGGACGTCGACCGGGCCGTCCGCGCGGCGCGCGCCGCCTTCGAGTCGCCGGCCTGGAGGGACATTTCCCCGCTGGACCGCGGGCGGCTGCTCAACACCCTGGCGGAGCTGATCGAGGCGCACGCCGACGAGCTGGCGCTGATCGAGGCGCACGACAACGGCAAGCCGGTCAACGTGGCCAGGGCCGTGGACGTCGGCTCCAGTGCGAAGCTGTTCCGGTACTTCGCCGGGTGGCCGAGTAAGTTCGAAGGCAGCACCGTCCCGGTGTCGCCCCGGGGCGGGCTGAAGATCCTCAACTACACGCTGCACGAGCCCGTCGGCGTGGTCGGCGCGATCGTCCCGTGGAACTTCCCCATGTCGATGGCCTGCTGGAAGCTGGCCCCCGCGCTGGCCACCGGAAACACCGTGGTGTTAAAGCCGGCCGAGGAGACGTCGCTGTCCACACTGCGGCTGGCGGAGCTCATTCAGGAGGCGGGCTTCCCGGACGGGGTCGTCAACGTGGTCACCGGCGCCGGTGCCGAGGCCGGCGCGGCGATCGCGGACCACCCTGGTGTCGACAAGATCGCCTTCACCGGGTCCACCGAGGTCGGGCGACTGGTCGCGCGGGCCGCGACGGGCAACCTGAAGAAGGTGTCGCTGGAGCTGGGCGGGAAATCGCCGCACATCGTCCTGCCGGACGCCGACCCCGCGCAGGTCGCGGAGGCGGCGGCGGACGCGATCTTCTTCAACCAGGGGCAGACCTGCACCGCGGGGTCGCGCCTGTACGTGCACAAGCGCATCTACGACGAGGTGATGGCCGCGCTGGTCGAGCGCGCCCGCCGCATCGTGGTGGGTCCCGGCACCGATCCGGGCACCGAGATGGGGCCGCTGGTGTCGGCGAAGCAGCTCGCTCGGGTGGGGGAGTACATCGCCTCCGGCCGGCAGGAGGGCGGCAAACTGGCCACCGGCGGCGGACGCCCGGACGGGCTCGGCGAGGACTACCGTGACGGCTTCTTCCTGCAACCGACGATCTTCGTCGAGACCGACCATTCGATGCGCGTGGTGCGCGAGGAGGTCTTCGGCCCGGTCCTGGTCGCGATGGAGTGGGACGACATCGACGACCTCGTCGCCAAGGCCAACGACACTCCCTACGGCCTTTCCGCCGGGGTGTGGACGCAGGACCTGAAGATGGCCCATCGCATCGCGGCGGCGATCAGGGCCGGGACGGTGTGGGTCAACTGTTACAACCTCACCGACCCGGGCTCCCCTTTCGGCGGCTACAAGCAGTCCGGCTGGGGACGCGAGATGGGCCGCGAGGTGCTCGAGCACTACACCGAGACCAAAAGCGTGTGGGTGAACCTCACGTGA
- a CDS encoding SDR family NAD(P)-dependent oxidoreductase, whose product MDLELRGRVAVVTGGALGIGRAVARELVKEGVSVVIAARRRHLLEETAKEIEAELGGRVVPLVADTTSTESVRAMMDAAAGELGRVDILVNGAAAPSGLVRNSVDEADPDLLLTDLNTKVVGYFRCAQAAAPHMRELGYGRILNIGGLTGRSSHALSGMRNLAVVHMTKALSDQLGPSGITVNTVHPGVVETEHIHELYEKEAAKQGITPQQVEQNFIDRTPIRRVLTAQEVARTLCFLASPHAGGITGESLGIDGGLTRGIFL is encoded by the coding sequence GTGGATCTCGAGCTTCGCGGGCGGGTCGCCGTCGTCACCGGCGGCGCGCTCGGCATCGGCAGGGCCGTGGCCCGTGAGCTGGTGAAGGAAGGCGTCTCGGTGGTGATCGCCGCCCGGCGCAGGCATCTCCTGGAGGAGACCGCCAAGGAGATCGAGGCCGAGCTGGGTGGACGCGTCGTGCCGCTCGTGGCCGACACCACCAGCACCGAATCGGTGCGCGCGATGATGGACGCGGCGGCCGGCGAACTGGGCCGCGTCGACATCCTCGTCAACGGCGCCGCCGCACCGTCGGGACTGGTGCGCAACTCGGTCGACGAGGCCGACCCCGACCTCCTGCTGACCGACCTGAACACCAAGGTCGTCGGCTACTTCCGGTGCGCGCAGGCGGCCGCGCCGCACATGCGGGAACTCGGCTACGGGCGCATCCTCAACATCGGCGGGCTGACCGGCCGGTCCAGCCACGCCCTGTCCGGCATGCGCAACCTCGCCGTCGTGCACATGACCAAGGCCCTGTCGGACCAGCTCGGCCCGTCCGGGATCACGGTGAACACGGTGCACCCCGGCGTGGTGGAGACCGAGCACATTCACGAACTGTACGAGAAGGAAGCCGCCAAACAGGGCATCACACCGCAGCAGGTCGAGCAGAACTTCATCGATCGGACGCCGATCCGCCGGGTCCTGACCGCGCAGGAAGTCGCCCGCACACTGTGCTTCCTGGCCTCCCCGCACGCCGGCGGCATCACGGGCGAATCGCTCGGCATCGACGGCGGGCTCACCCGCGGCATCTTCCTCTGA
- a CDS encoding WD40/YVTN/BNR-like repeat-containing protein: MEGTILVATAGQGVLSSADDGRTWYRIPPGQEVEFDAVVRCLAVHPADPQVIYAGADVGLVRSDDTGVTWHRVDSPMNGMHIWALAIDPDDPDRILAGTGAPSRAAVFRTTDAGKSWDRLPPEIPEFCAGVNRPRILTVTWDHVDSGGAWFGVEEGGLWRTRDRGYTWQRVDGTPASLPDGVTNSDIHSIVVLAGPPKTIVVAVVNALFVSQDDGRTWTRQDTRRKYGIYYTRLVMPIPGTDDLLLGIGDATPGTMTKILYSTDLAQTWTEADLDTPANSTVWAFGTHPADPSTVFAGTKYGHLLRSTDAGRTWTKEWREFPEITDVAWTPAVAAGPGAH; this comes from the coding sequence ATGGAAGGAACGATTCTCGTGGCAACCGCGGGACAGGGCGTGCTGTCCAGCGCGGACGACGGCAGAACCTGGTACCGGATCCCGCCGGGGCAGGAGGTGGAGTTCGACGCCGTGGTCCGGTGCCTGGCCGTCCACCCCGCCGATCCACAGGTGATCTACGCGGGGGCTGACGTCGGCCTGGTCCGCAGCGACGACACCGGCGTGACCTGGCACCGTGTCGACTCTCCGATGAACGGCATGCACATCTGGGCGCTGGCCATCGACCCTGATGATCCCGACCGCATACTCGCCGGGACCGGCGCGCCCTCCCGCGCGGCGGTGTTCCGCACCACTGATGCCGGGAAGAGCTGGGACCGGCTTCCCCCGGAGATCCCCGAGTTCTGCGCCGGCGTCAACCGCCCGCGTATCCTCACGGTGACGTGGGATCACGTCGACAGCGGGGGCGCGTGGTTCGGCGTCGAAGAGGGCGGCCTGTGGCGCACGCGCGACCGGGGCTACACCTGGCAGCGCGTTGACGGCACCCCCGCGTCGCTGCCGGACGGGGTCACCAACTCCGACATCCACAGCATCGTGGTCCTCGCCGGTCCGCCCAAGACGATCGTGGTCGCGGTCGTCAACGCGCTGTTCGTCAGCCAGGACGACGGCCGGACCTGGACCCGGCAGGACACCCGCCGGAAGTACGGGATCTACTACACGCGCCTGGTGATGCCCATTCCCGGTACCGACGACCTGCTGCTCGGCATCGGCGACGCCACACCCGGCACGATGACGAAGATCCTCTACTCGACCGACCTCGCGCAGACCTGGACCGAGGCCGATCTCGACACTCCGGCCAACTCCACGGTGTGGGCGTTCGGCACCCACCCGGCCGACCCGTCGACGGTCTTCGCCGGCACCAAGTACGGCCACCTCCTACGGTCGACCGACGCCGGACGGACCTGGACCAAGGAATGGCGCGAGTTCCCCGAAATCACCGACGTGGCATGGACCCCGGCCGTCGCCGCGGGTCCCGGCGCCCACTAA
- a CDS encoding VOC family protein yields MMMAKDDAPRSTTDAVSSVKPRVRRTHLSLFVGDPEASAKWYEDVLGMEVTARGPEWVFLSYGLKHHDIALIRAEDGARPGGIGLQHYGLEIDGDLDELRRLYGMLLSKGVPVVKTTDHKVGFGVYFTDPDGNRFEFFCETVRDDEEGKRILGEHNAPSETVDLDPLYT; encoded by the coding sequence ATGATGATGGCCAAGGACGACGCACCGCGGTCCACGACCGACGCCGTATCCAGTGTGAAACCACGGGTGCGGCGCACCCACCTGTCGCTGTTCGTCGGCGACCCCGAGGCCTCGGCGAAATGGTACGAGGACGTGCTAGGCATGGAGGTCACCGCCCGCGGGCCTGAATGGGTCTTCCTCTCCTACGGGCTCAAGCACCACGACATCGCGCTGATCCGCGCCGAGGACGGCGCCAGGCCCGGTGGCATCGGGCTGCAGCACTACGGCCTGGAGATCGACGGCGACCTGGACGAGCTGCGCCGCCTGTACGGCATGCTGCTCAGCAAGGGCGTACCCGTGGTGAAGACGACCGACCACAAGGTGGGCTTCGGCGTGTACTTCACCGATCCCGACGGCAACCGCTTCGAGTTCTTCTGCGAGACCGTGCGGGACGACGAGGAGGGCAAGCGGATCCTCGGCGAGCACAACGCGCCGAGCGAGACCGTCGATCTCGATCCGCTCTACACCTGA
- a CDS encoding amino acid synthesis family protein, whose amino-acid sequence MRDPNFEGYHIRKWFTCIEDTLATETGALADGEPVRKIVIAAAIHNPYAGRYSESLDEIVGRSAALGLEFGRRVKSAAEGRPIESYGKACLVGTGGEYEHGNAFLTQVFADPVREAVGGGKSWVPSTGKRAAPGTSIDVPLAHKDALYVRSHYDTVTVTFTDAPAPDEVVAIFAFATRGRLHARLGGLTAGAIEGRDGLR is encoded by the coding sequence ATGCGCGACCCGAATTTCGAGGGCTACCACATCCGCAAGTGGTTCACCTGTATCGAGGACACCCTGGCCACCGAGACCGGCGCCCTGGCCGACGGCGAGCCGGTGCGGAAGATCGTCATCGCCGCGGCGATCCACAACCCCTACGCGGGCCGCTACAGCGAATCCCTCGACGAGATCGTAGGCCGCTCGGCCGCGCTCGGCCTGGAGTTCGGCCGCCGCGTCAAGTCGGCGGCCGAAGGCCGGCCGATCGAGAGCTACGGCAAGGCCTGCCTGGTGGGAACCGGCGGCGAGTACGAGCACGGCAACGCCTTCCTCACCCAGGTGTTCGCCGACCCGGTCCGGGAGGCGGTCGGCGGCGGGAAGTCCTGGGTGCCCTCCACCGGCAAGCGTGCCGCCCCCGGCACGAGCATCGACGTGCCGCTCGCGCACAAGGACGCCCTCTACGTGCGCTCGCACTACGACACCGTCACCGTGACCTTCACCGACGCGCCCGCTCCGGACGAGGTGGTGGCGATCTTCGCCTTCGCCACTCGTGGGCGGTTGCACGCGCGCCTCGGCGGGCTGACGGCCGGTGCGATCGAGGGCCGAGACGGGCTGCGGTGA
- a CDS encoding alpha/beta fold hydrolase has protein sequence MPTKPTAGADRFTTLNGLRAHYVEWGDPDAPPIVLLHGLRSYARTWEPVAAALADRHRLIALDHRGRGDSAWDPAGEYVTDAYVSDIEQLADALDLRRFTLVGHSMGGTNAIVYAARHPERVRLAVIEDIGPGSSASGAGAERIRRELERTPRVFAGRDEARAYWRSVRPDISQAALDSRIDNTVRAAADGQWVWKFDLEGIARVRLDPDPARTVDLWPHVEALRCPTLVLRGARSDFLPTATCAEMAARQPLLTWQEIREAGHYVHDDNLADYLTTLREFLDRYRDRP, from the coding sequence GTGCCGACGAAGCCGACTGCGGGCGCCGACCGGTTCACCACGCTGAACGGTCTGCGCGCGCACTACGTGGAGTGGGGCGACCCGGACGCGCCCCCGATCGTGCTGCTGCACGGCCTGCGAAGCTACGCGCGGACGTGGGAGCCGGTGGCGGCGGCGCTGGCCGATCGCCATCGGCTCATCGCCCTGGACCACCGGGGCCGCGGTGACAGCGCCTGGGATCCGGCGGGCGAATACGTCACCGATGCCTATGTCAGCGATATCGAGCAGCTCGCCGACGCGTTGGACCTGCGTCGCTTCACGCTCGTCGGTCATTCCATGGGCGGCACCAACGCGATCGTCTACGCGGCACGGCACCCGGAGCGGGTCCGGCTCGCGGTGATCGAGGACATCGGGCCCGGTTCGTCGGCGTCCGGCGCGGGCGCGGAGCGGATCAGACGCGAACTCGAGCGGACGCCGCGTGTGTTCGCCGGGCGGGACGAGGCGCGTGCGTACTGGCGGAGCGTGCGCCCGGACATCTCGCAGGCCGCGCTCGACTCCCGGATCGACAACACCGTCCGTGCGGCCGCCGACGGCCAGTGGGTGTGGAAGTTCGACCTCGAGGGCATCGCGCGGGTGCGCCTGGATCCCGACCCAGCACGCACCGTGGATCTGTGGCCGCACGTCGAAGCGCTGCGGTGCCCGACGCTGGTGCTCCGCGGTGCCCGGTCGGACTTCCTGCCCACCGCCACGTGCGCCGAGATGGCCGCCCGCCAGCCGCTGCTCACCTGGCAGGAGATCCGCGAGGCCGGGCACTACGTGCACGACGACAACCTGGCCGACTACTTGACCACCCTGCGGGAGTTCCTGGACCGGTATCGGGACCGGCCATGA